In a single window of the Rhodamnia argentea isolate NSW1041297 chromosome 2, ASM2092103v1, whole genome shotgun sequence genome:
- the LOC115737503 gene encoding NADP-dependent malic enzyme isoform X2: MISSNGSSFLKSPTICKSCRTFNEAQRDPVAFVKVRSKPNGRCRVASDGNGRVLVDGALDEDGSSSSSSSSSSSSSVLEVGSKSAVVGGGPDVYGEDRATEDQLVTPWAVSVASGYSLLRDPHHNKALAFSEKERDAHYLRGLLPPIVVSQDLQVKKIMHNLRQYQVPLQKYMAMMDLQETSERLFYKLLIDHVEELLPVVYTPTVGEACQKYGSIFRRPQGLFISLKEKGKILEVLKNWPQRNIQVIVVTDGERILGLGDLGCQGMGIPVGKLSLYTALGGVRPSACLPVTIDVGTNNENLLKDEFYIGLRQRRATGEEYAEFLHEFMTAVKQIYGEKVLIQFEDFANHNAFELLEKYGTTHLVFNDDIQGTASVVLAGLIAALKFVGGTLADQRFLFLGAGEAGTGIAELMALEMSKQTNVPVEEARKKIWLVDSKGLIVNSRWESLQHFKKPWAHEHEPINELVDAVKAIKPTVLIGTSGVGRTFTKDVVEAMAALNDKPIILSLSNPTSQSECTAEEAYKWSQGRAIYASGSPFAPIEYEGKTLVPGQANNAYIFPGLGLGLIMSGAIRVHNDMLLAASEALAAQVTWENFDKGLIYPPFTNIRKISAQIAADVAAKAYELGLATRLPQPKDLVKYAESCMYSPTYRCYR, encoded by the exons ATGATCTCGTCAAATGGAAGCAGCTTTCTG AAGAGTCCGACAATCTGCAAGTCGTGTAGAACCTTCAATGAGGCGCAGAGAGACCCCGTCGCCTTCGTTAAAGTGCGATCGAAGCCGAACGGGCGTTGCCGAGTGGCGAGCGACGGGAACGGCCGCGTTTTGGTGGACGGCGCATTGGACGAGGAcggctcttcttcttcttcttcttcgtcgtcgtcgtcgtcctcggTCCTGGAGGTGGGCTCCAAGTCCGCCGTCGTTGGCGGCGGCCCCGACGTGTACGGTGAAGACAGAGCCACCGAGGACCAGCTCGTCACGCCTTGGGCTGTCTCTGTTGCCAG TGGGTATAGTTTGCTTCGAGATCCACACCACAACAAAGCACTTGCCTTttctgaaaaagagagagatgcgCACTACTTACGCGGTCTTCTCCCCCCAATAGTTGTTTCTCAAGATCTTCAG GTGAAGAAGATAATGCACAACCTCCGTCAGTACCAAGTCCCACTGCAAAAGTACATGGCTATGATGGATCTTCAA GAGACAAGCGAGAGGCTGTTCTACAAGCTTCTTATAGACCATGTTGAGGAGCTTCTTCCTGTTGTCTACACCCCAACTGTGGGTGAAGCTTGCCAAAAATATGGGAGCATTTTCAGACGACCTCAGGGTCTCTTTATCAGTTTGAAAGAAAA GGGCAAGATTCTTGAGGTCTTAAAAAACTGGCCACAGAGAAACATTCAGGTTATTGTCGTGACCGATGGTGAACGGATCTTAGGACTTGGAGATCTTGGCTGCCAA GGGATGGGTATACCAGTAGGGAAGCTTTCATTGTACACTGCTCTTGGCGGAGTACGGCCTTCTGCA TGCTTGCCTGTAACTATTGATGTGGGGACAAATAATGAGAACCTACTGAAGGATGAGTTCTACATTGGGCTCAGGCAGAGGAGGGCAACTGGGGAG GAATATGCTGAATTTTTACATGAATTTATGACTGCAGTCAAGCAGATTTATGGGGAGAAAGTACTCATTCAG TTTGAAGATTTTGCAAACCACAATGCTTTTGAGCTGCTTGAGAAGTATGGGACGACTCATCTTGTCTTCAATGATGATATTCAG GGAACAGCATCTGTGGTCCTTGCAGGGCTTATTGCAGCACTAAAGTTTGTTGGTGGAACCTTGGCAGATCAGCGATTTCTATTCCTCGGTGCTGGGGAG GCTGGCACTGGTATAGCTGAACTTATGGCCCTCGAAATGTCAAAACAG ACAAATGTTCCAGTGGAGGAAGCTCGTAAGAAAATTTGGCTAGTCGATTCAAAG GGTTTGATAGTCAATTCACGCTGGGAATCACTCCAGCATTTCAAGAAGCCTTGGGCTCATGAGCATGAACCTATTAATGAACTTGTGGATGCAGTAaag GCAATCAAACCAACGGTGTTGATTGGAACATCAGGAGTCGGAAGGACATTTACGAAAGATGTGGTGGAGGCTATGGCTGCACTGAATGAC AAAcccatcattctctctctttccaaccCAACTTCACAATCTGAATGTACAGCAGAAGAAGCTTATAAATGGAGTCAG GGACGCGCTATATACGCCAGCGGGAGCCCATTCGCTCCCATTGAATATGAGGGGAAAACTCTTGTGCCTGGCCAG GCCAATAATGCATACATATTCCCAGGACTTGGTCTAGGCTTGATAATGTCTGGTGCAATCCGTGTTCACAACGATATGCTTTTGGCTGCCT CGGAAGCCCTGGCTGCGCAAGTGACTTGGGAAAACTTTGACAAGGGACTCATATATCCTCCTTTTACTAACATAAGAAAGATCTCAGCCCAAATAGCTGCCGATGTCGCGGCAAAAGCTTATGAGCTTG GCTTGGCTACCCGCCTCCCTCAGCCGAAAGACCTGGTGAAGTACGCTGAGAGCTGTATGTACAGCCCGACCTACCGTTGCTACCGGTAA
- the LOC115737503 gene encoding NADP-dependent malic enzyme isoform X1, giving the protein MISSNGSSFLQKSPTICKSCRTFNEAQRDPVAFVKVRSKPNGRCRVASDGNGRVLVDGALDEDGSSSSSSSSSSSSSVLEVGSKSAVVGGGPDVYGEDRATEDQLVTPWAVSVASGYSLLRDPHHNKALAFSEKERDAHYLRGLLPPIVVSQDLQVKKIMHNLRQYQVPLQKYMAMMDLQETSERLFYKLLIDHVEELLPVVYTPTVGEACQKYGSIFRRPQGLFISLKEKGKILEVLKNWPQRNIQVIVVTDGERILGLGDLGCQGMGIPVGKLSLYTALGGVRPSACLPVTIDVGTNNENLLKDEFYIGLRQRRATGEEYAEFLHEFMTAVKQIYGEKVLIQFEDFANHNAFELLEKYGTTHLVFNDDIQGTASVVLAGLIAALKFVGGTLADQRFLFLGAGEAGTGIAELMALEMSKQTNVPVEEARKKIWLVDSKGLIVNSRWESLQHFKKPWAHEHEPINELVDAVKAIKPTVLIGTSGVGRTFTKDVVEAMAALNDKPIILSLSNPTSQSECTAEEAYKWSQGRAIYASGSPFAPIEYEGKTLVPGQANNAYIFPGLGLGLIMSGAIRVHNDMLLAASEALAAQVTWENFDKGLIYPPFTNIRKISAQIAADVAAKAYELGLATRLPQPKDLVKYAESCMYSPTYRCYR; this is encoded by the exons ATGATCTCGTCAAATGGAAGCAGCTTTCTG CAGAAGAGTCCGACAATCTGCAAGTCGTGTAGAACCTTCAATGAGGCGCAGAGAGACCCCGTCGCCTTCGTTAAAGTGCGATCGAAGCCGAACGGGCGTTGCCGAGTGGCGAGCGACGGGAACGGCCGCGTTTTGGTGGACGGCGCATTGGACGAGGAcggctcttcttcttcttcttcttcgtcgtcgtcgtcgtcctcggTCCTGGAGGTGGGCTCCAAGTCCGCCGTCGTTGGCGGCGGCCCCGACGTGTACGGTGAAGACAGAGCCACCGAGGACCAGCTCGTCACGCCTTGGGCTGTCTCTGTTGCCAG TGGGTATAGTTTGCTTCGAGATCCACACCACAACAAAGCACTTGCCTTttctgaaaaagagagagatgcgCACTACTTACGCGGTCTTCTCCCCCCAATAGTTGTTTCTCAAGATCTTCAG GTGAAGAAGATAATGCACAACCTCCGTCAGTACCAAGTCCCACTGCAAAAGTACATGGCTATGATGGATCTTCAA GAGACAAGCGAGAGGCTGTTCTACAAGCTTCTTATAGACCATGTTGAGGAGCTTCTTCCTGTTGTCTACACCCCAACTGTGGGTGAAGCTTGCCAAAAATATGGGAGCATTTTCAGACGACCTCAGGGTCTCTTTATCAGTTTGAAAGAAAA GGGCAAGATTCTTGAGGTCTTAAAAAACTGGCCACAGAGAAACATTCAGGTTATTGTCGTGACCGATGGTGAACGGATCTTAGGACTTGGAGATCTTGGCTGCCAA GGGATGGGTATACCAGTAGGGAAGCTTTCATTGTACACTGCTCTTGGCGGAGTACGGCCTTCTGCA TGCTTGCCTGTAACTATTGATGTGGGGACAAATAATGAGAACCTACTGAAGGATGAGTTCTACATTGGGCTCAGGCAGAGGAGGGCAACTGGGGAG GAATATGCTGAATTTTTACATGAATTTATGACTGCAGTCAAGCAGATTTATGGGGAGAAAGTACTCATTCAG TTTGAAGATTTTGCAAACCACAATGCTTTTGAGCTGCTTGAGAAGTATGGGACGACTCATCTTGTCTTCAATGATGATATTCAG GGAACAGCATCTGTGGTCCTTGCAGGGCTTATTGCAGCACTAAAGTTTGTTGGTGGAACCTTGGCAGATCAGCGATTTCTATTCCTCGGTGCTGGGGAG GCTGGCACTGGTATAGCTGAACTTATGGCCCTCGAAATGTCAAAACAG ACAAATGTTCCAGTGGAGGAAGCTCGTAAGAAAATTTGGCTAGTCGATTCAAAG GGTTTGATAGTCAATTCACGCTGGGAATCACTCCAGCATTTCAAGAAGCCTTGGGCTCATGAGCATGAACCTATTAATGAACTTGTGGATGCAGTAaag GCAATCAAACCAACGGTGTTGATTGGAACATCAGGAGTCGGAAGGACATTTACGAAAGATGTGGTGGAGGCTATGGCTGCACTGAATGAC AAAcccatcattctctctctttccaaccCAACTTCACAATCTGAATGTACAGCAGAAGAAGCTTATAAATGGAGTCAG GGACGCGCTATATACGCCAGCGGGAGCCCATTCGCTCCCATTGAATATGAGGGGAAAACTCTTGTGCCTGGCCAG GCCAATAATGCATACATATTCCCAGGACTTGGTCTAGGCTTGATAATGTCTGGTGCAATCCGTGTTCACAACGATATGCTTTTGGCTGCCT CGGAAGCCCTGGCTGCGCAAGTGACTTGGGAAAACTTTGACAAGGGACTCATATATCCTCCTTTTACTAACATAAGAAAGATCTCAGCCCAAATAGCTGCCGATGTCGCGGCAAAAGCTTATGAGCTTG GCTTGGCTACCCGCCTCCCTCAGCCGAAAGACCTGGTGAAGTACGCTGAGAGCTGTATGTACAGCCCGACCTACCGTTGCTACCGGTAA
- the LOC115737557 gene encoding LOW QUALITY PROTEIN: ABC transporter G family member 29-like (The sequence of the model RefSeq protein was modified relative to this genomic sequence to represent the inferred CDS: deleted 1 base in 1 codon), producing MDNWGPEDDQFFSTSSSRRDEEDALQWAALEKLPTYKRLRTSILQSTPEEDRAADDIEQGASTAMHKEVDVRKLNKKERHEFIEKHFKVADVDNAKFLTKLRARIDRVGIQLPTIEVRFEQLRVEADCYVGSRALPTLLNEARNIAESVLRLFGIKLAKKVRLTILKDVSGIIRPSRMTLLLGPPSSGKTTLLLALAGKLDSSLKVKGQVSYNGYRLKEFVPQKTSAYISQNDVHLGDLTVKETFDFSARFQGSGPRYDLLAELSRRETDAGIRPESNVDLFMKATAVGSKTNLITDYTLKLLGLDVCKDTVVGDEMKRGVSGGQKKRVTTGEMMVGPTKTLLMDEISTGLDSSTTFQIVRCMQQIAHLVDSTIFMSLLQPDPETFELFDDIVLLSEGSIIYQGPREHVVEFFESCGFQCPERKGVADFLQEVTSKKDQEQYWADKNKPYQFISVAEFSDRFKAFHVGQRLERELQTPYDKSESHRVALTFTRQSTPKMELLKASLDREWLLIKRTRAVYFFRTSQIIIVGFVAATVFLRTRLHRTFDDATVYIGGLIFAMVINMFNGNVELSLTLMRLPVFYKQRDFLFYPAWVFTVPNFLLRVPISVWEAVVWTLMTYYPIGYAPGASRFFKHLLVVFLIQQMAAGLFRFLAGACRTMMIAQTGGSLALLLIFLLGGFILPKRQIPVWWSWANWVSPLSYAFKALTINEMRAPRWMNKSGPDNSTKLGVAALEVFDINYKSYWFWIGTGALFGFIILFNILFTVVLMYLNPFGQPQAVVSDEEEQSNGKVSRETEKGKARGLATRRSMGEMSARQSSKSVLLGGPAVPVADGAAPKRGMVLPFQPLSMSFDRVDYYVDMPPEIRSQGVTENKLQLLREVAGTFRPGVLTALMGVSGAGKTTLMDVLAGRTTGGYTEGDIRISGFPKKQETFARIAGYCEQTDVHSPQITIRESLIYSAFLRLPKEVDNEAKMIFVDEVMELVELGSIKNAIVGLPGVSGLSTEQRKRLTIAVELVANPSIIFMDEPTSGLDARAAAIVMRTVRNTVDTGRTVVCTIHQPSIDIFEAFDELLLMKRGGQVIYSGPLGPRSCKLVEYFEAIPGVPKLGEEQNPAGWMLDVSSVGKEVQLKMDFAEYYKSSALYKQNKDLVDELRMPPAGASDLYFPNQYSQSTWGQFKSCLWKQWWIYWRSPDYNLVRILFTLLVALVLGSIFWRIGKTRDEVHDLTTVIGAMYVSVLFVGINNCSTVQPIVSRERSVFYRERAAGMYAALPYAVAQVIVEIPYVLVQTACYSVIIYGMMSFQWTTAKFFWFFFITFISLLYFTYYGMMTVALTPNLQAAAIFASAFFGFFTLFSGFFIPKPRIPGWWKWYYYICPLAWTVYALIVTQYGDMDEPINVPGMSPDPSIKWYLEDHFGYDLDFMGPTSAILVAFAVFFALLFAFCIARLNFQRR from the exons ATGGATAACTGGGGACCGGAGGACGATCAGTTCTTCAGCACGTCGAGTTCGAGGAGGGACGAAGAGGACGCGCTGCAATGGGCTGCATTAGAGAAGCTCCCCACGTACAAGAGGCTGAGGACGAGCATTCTGCAGTCGACCCCAGAGGAGGATCGCGCTGCCGATGACATCGAGCAGGGCGCGAGCACGGCGATGCACAAGGAGGTTGACGTCCGGAAGTTGAACAAGAAGGAGAGGCACGAGTTCATTGAGAAGCACTTCAAGGTCGCCGATGTAGATAACGCCAAGTTCTTGACTAAGCTCAGAGCTCGCATCGATAG GGTAGGGATTCAACTTCCTACAATAGAAGTCAGATTTGAACAATTACGAGTAGAAGCGGATTGCTATGTTGGGTCCAGAGCTCTTCCAACGCTGTTGAACGAGGCGCGTAACATTGCCGAGTCAGTGCTTCGCCTGTTTGGTATTAAGCTTGCCAAGAAAGTGAGATTGACAATCCTTAAGGATGTTTCCGGAATCATTAGGCCATCAAG GATGACTCTTCTTCTAGGACCACCTTCATCTGGGAAGACAACTCTCTTGTTGGCACTAGCAGGAAAGTTGGACTCAAGTCTAAAG GTGAAAGGACAAGTCTCATACAACGGCTATAGACTGAAAGAGTTTGTGCCGCAAAAGACGTCGGCATACATCAGCCAAAACGATGTGCATTTGGGCGATCTTACTGTCAAGGAGACATTTGATTTTTCAGCGAGATTCCAAGGAAGTGGCCCTCGTTATG ATTTACTAGCTGAGCTCTCAAGAAGAGAGACGGATGCCGGAATACGCCCAGAGTCCAACGTCGATCTATTCATGAAG GCAACTGCTGTTGGATCCAAGACAAATCTCATTACCGATTACACGCTCAAG CTTCTGGGACTTGATGTATGCAAGGACACCGTCGTCGGAGATGAAATGAAACGAGGAGTGTCAGGTGGACAGAAAAAGCGAGTGACAACAG GCGAGATGATGGTGGGACCGACGAAAACTCTTCTTATGGATGAGATATCAACTGGTCTGGACAGCTCAACAACATTTCAAATTGTGAGGTGCATGCAACAGATCGCGCATTTAGTCGATTCCACCATATTCATGTCCCTCCTCCAGCCAGATCCTGAGACGTTCGAGCTGTTTGATGATATCGTCCTCTTATCAGAAGGCAGTATCATTTACCAGGGTCCTCGGGAGCATGTAGTGGAGTTCTTCGAGAGCTGCGGATTTCAGTGTCCTGAGAGGAAGGGC GTCGCCGACTTTCTGCAAGAG GTTACATCCAAGAAGGACCAAGAGCAATATTGGGCAGATAAGAATAAGCCCTACCAATTCATTTCGGTTGCAGAGTTTTCTGACAGGTTTAAGGCCTTTCATGTGGGTCAACGGCTAGAAAGGGAACTCCAAACTCCTTACGACAAAAGTGAAAGCCACAGAGTTGCTCTGACCTTTACGAGACAGTCGACTCCCAAAATGGAACTCCTAAAAGCATCTCTCGATAGAGAATGGCTTCTGATCAAGAGAACCAGGGCCGTTTACTTCTTCAGGACTTCTCAGATTATCATAGTCGGGTTTGTGGCAGCGACGGTTTTCTTGAGAACGAGGCTCCATAGGACATTTGATGATGCGACTGTTTACATCGGAGGACTTATTTTCGCTATGGTTATCAATATGTTCAATGGCAATGTTGAGCTATCTCTCACTCTTATGAGGCTTCCGGTGTTCTATAAGCAAAgggattttctattttatccTGCCTGGGTGTTCACTGTCCCGAACTTCTTGCTCCGCGTGCCCATCTCAGTTTGGGAAGCCGTAGTCTGGACACTCATGACTTACTATCCCATTGGATATGCCCCAGGAGCTAGCAG GTTTTTCAAGCACCTGCTCGTGGTATTTTTGATCCAACAAATGGCTGCCGGGTTGTTCCGGTTCTTGGCTGGTGCTTGCAGGACTATGATGATTGCCCAGACCGGCGGCTCTCTTGCTCTACTCCTTATTTTCCTGCTCGGAGGTTTCATTCTTCCGAAAC GCCAAATACCAGTATGGTGGTCTTGGGCTAACTGGGTCTCACCTCTATCGTATGCATTCAAAGCCTTGACCATCAACGAGATGCGTGCTCCGCGGTGGATGAACAAATCG GGACCGGATAACAGTACAAAATTAGGTGTGGCAGCCTTGGAGGTATTCGATATCAACTACAAGAGCTACTGGTTTTGGATTGGAACTGGAGCACTTTTCGGATTCATTATCCTCTTCAATATCCTATTTACCGTCGTCCTTATGTATCTAAACC CCTTTGGACAGCCACAAGCTGTTGTTTCCGATGAGGAGGAGCAATCAAACGGCAAAGTCTCCCGAGAAACAGAAAAAGGTAAAGCAAGAGGATTAGCGACGAGGAGGAGCATGG GGGAAATGTCCGCTCGACAAAGTAGCAAGTCCGTTCTTCTTGGCGGACCTGCCGTTCCGGTGGCCGATGGCGCAGCCCCAAAGAGAGGAATGGTACTCCCATTTCAACCTCTATCAATGTCCTTCGACCGCGTCGATTACTACGTAGATATGCCCCCG GAAATAAGAAGTCAAGGAGTGACCGAGAACAAGCTCCAATTGCTCCGAGAAGTGGCGGGAACATTCAGGCCTGGTGTCCTAACTGCTCTGATGGGTGTTAGTGGTGCCGGAAAGACGACACTGATGGACGTCCTTGCAGGGAGAACAACTGGGGGTTATACAGAAGGCGATATAAGAATATCCGGGTTCCCCAAGAAGCAAGAAACGTTTGCGAGAATTGCCGGCTATTGCGAGCAGACGGATGTTCACTCCCCTCAGATCACTATTAGAGAGTCCTTAATCTACTCGGCCTTCTTGAGACTCCCTAAAGAAGTAGACAATGAGGCAAAGATG ATTTTCGTGGACGAAGTGATGGAACTTGTCGAGCTCGGTAGTATCAAGAATGCTATAGTTGGGCTTCCAGGGGTATCTGGGTTGTCGACAGAACAGAGGAAGAGGCTGACTATAGCAGTAGAACTCGTCGCCAACCCTTCGATCATTTTCATGGATGAGCCGACTTCGGGTCTTGATGCTAGGGCAGCAGCCATTGTCATGAGGACCGTGAGGAACACAGTGGACACGGGACGAACCGTTGTGTGCACAATTCATCAGCCAAGCATCGATATTTTCGAAGCATTTGATGAG CTGCTGTTGATGAAAAGAGGAGGGCAAGTTATTTACTCCGGACCACTTGGCCCGCGTTCCTGCAAGCTTGTAGAGTATTTCGAG GCAATCCCCGGAGTCCCTAAACTGGGAGAGGAGCAAAATCCGGCGGGATGGATGCTGGACGTGAGCTCAGTTGGGAAAGAGGTCCAGCTCAAGATGGACTTCGCCGAATACTATAAATCATCAGCGTTGTATAA GCAAAACAAGGATCTCGTGGATGAGTTGCGAATGCCGCCAGCCGGTGCGAGCGACCTGTACTTCCCCAACCAGTACTCTCAGTCGACATGGGGGCAGTTCAAGTCCTGCTTGTGGAAGCAATGGTGGATCTACTGGAGGAGCCCCGACTACAATCTAGTTCGAATCCTCTTCACCTTGTTGGTCGCGCTCGTGCTCGGTTCGATTTTCTGGCGGATTGGCAAAACCAG GGATGAGGTTCATGATCTGACCACGGTGATCGGAGCCATGTACGTTTCCGTCTTATTCGTGGGGATTAACAATTGCTCGACTGTTCAACCGATAGTTTCCAGAGAGAGGTCTGTGTTCTACCGAGAAAGAGCCGCCGGCATGTATGCCGCTCTGCCATATGCAGTGGCCCAG GTAATTGTGGAAATACCGTACGTGTTGGTCCAAACGGCATGTTACTCCGTGATCATATACGGCATGATGAGCTTCCAGTGGACTACGGCGAAGTTCTTCTGGttcttcttcatcaccttcaTCTCCCTTCTCTACTTCACATACTATGGCATGATGACGGTGGCGCTCACCCCGAACCTCCAAGCGGCAGCTATCTTCGCGTCGGCTTTCTTCGGCTTCTTCACTCTATTCTCGGGATTCTTCATACCTAAACCG AGAATACCCGGGTGGTGGAAGTGGTACTACTACATCTGTCCCTTGGCATGGACGGTGTACGCGCTGATCGTGACGCAATACGGCGACATGGACGAGCCGATCAACGTGCCTGGGATGTCTCCAGATCCGAGCATCAAATGGTACCTCGAGGACCACTTCGGCTACGACCTGGACTTCATGGGGCCAACTTCAGCAATTCTGGTCGCCTTCGCGGTGTTTTTCGCGCTCCTGTTCGCCTTCTGCATCGCCCGCCTGAACTTCCAAAGAAGGTAG
- the LOC115737503 gene encoding NADP-dependent malic enzyme 4, chloroplastic isoform X3 has translation MHNLRQYQVPLQKYMAMMDLQETSERLFYKLLIDHVEELLPVVYTPTVGEACQKYGSIFRRPQGLFISLKEKGKILEVLKNWPQRNIQVIVVTDGERILGLGDLGCQGMGIPVGKLSLYTALGGVRPSACLPVTIDVGTNNENLLKDEFYIGLRQRRATGEEYAEFLHEFMTAVKQIYGEKVLIQFEDFANHNAFELLEKYGTTHLVFNDDIQGTASVVLAGLIAALKFVGGTLADQRFLFLGAGEAGTGIAELMALEMSKQTNVPVEEARKKIWLVDSKGLIVNSRWESLQHFKKPWAHEHEPINELVDAVKAIKPTVLIGTSGVGRTFTKDVVEAMAALNDKPIILSLSNPTSQSECTAEEAYKWSQGRAIYASGSPFAPIEYEGKTLVPGQANNAYIFPGLGLGLIMSGAIRVHNDMLLAASEALAAQVTWENFDKGLIYPPFTNIRKISAQIAADVAAKAYELGLATRLPQPKDLVKYAESCMYSPTYRCYR, from the exons ATGCACAACCTCCGTCAGTACCAAGTCCCACTGCAAAAGTACATGGCTATGATGGATCTTCAA GAGACAAGCGAGAGGCTGTTCTACAAGCTTCTTATAGACCATGTTGAGGAGCTTCTTCCTGTTGTCTACACCCCAACTGTGGGTGAAGCTTGCCAAAAATATGGGAGCATTTTCAGACGACCTCAGGGTCTCTTTATCAGTTTGAAAGAAAA GGGCAAGATTCTTGAGGTCTTAAAAAACTGGCCACAGAGAAACATTCAGGTTATTGTCGTGACCGATGGTGAACGGATCTTAGGACTTGGAGATCTTGGCTGCCAA GGGATGGGTATACCAGTAGGGAAGCTTTCATTGTACACTGCTCTTGGCGGAGTACGGCCTTCTGCA TGCTTGCCTGTAACTATTGATGTGGGGACAAATAATGAGAACCTACTGAAGGATGAGTTCTACATTGGGCTCAGGCAGAGGAGGGCAACTGGGGAG GAATATGCTGAATTTTTACATGAATTTATGACTGCAGTCAAGCAGATTTATGGGGAGAAAGTACTCATTCAG TTTGAAGATTTTGCAAACCACAATGCTTTTGAGCTGCTTGAGAAGTATGGGACGACTCATCTTGTCTTCAATGATGATATTCAG GGAACAGCATCTGTGGTCCTTGCAGGGCTTATTGCAGCACTAAAGTTTGTTGGTGGAACCTTGGCAGATCAGCGATTTCTATTCCTCGGTGCTGGGGAG GCTGGCACTGGTATAGCTGAACTTATGGCCCTCGAAATGTCAAAACAG ACAAATGTTCCAGTGGAGGAAGCTCGTAAGAAAATTTGGCTAGTCGATTCAAAG GGTTTGATAGTCAATTCACGCTGGGAATCACTCCAGCATTTCAAGAAGCCTTGGGCTCATGAGCATGAACCTATTAATGAACTTGTGGATGCAGTAaag GCAATCAAACCAACGGTGTTGATTGGAACATCAGGAGTCGGAAGGACATTTACGAAAGATGTGGTGGAGGCTATGGCTGCACTGAATGAC AAAcccatcattctctctctttccaaccCAACTTCACAATCTGAATGTACAGCAGAAGAAGCTTATAAATGGAGTCAG GGACGCGCTATATACGCCAGCGGGAGCCCATTCGCTCCCATTGAATATGAGGGGAAAACTCTTGTGCCTGGCCAG GCCAATAATGCATACATATTCCCAGGACTTGGTCTAGGCTTGATAATGTCTGGTGCAATCCGTGTTCACAACGATATGCTTTTGGCTGCCT CGGAAGCCCTGGCTGCGCAAGTGACTTGGGAAAACTTTGACAAGGGACTCATATATCCTCCTTTTACTAACATAAGAAAGATCTCAGCCCAAATAGCTGCCGATGTCGCGGCAAAAGCTTATGAGCTTG GCTTGGCTACCCGCCTCCCTCAGCCGAAAGACCTGGTGAAGTACGCTGAGAGCTGTATGTACAGCCCGACCTACCGTTGCTACCGGTAA